A single genomic interval of Antechinus flavipes isolate AdamAnt ecotype Samford, QLD, Australia chromosome 1, AdamAnt_v2, whole genome shotgun sequence harbors:
- the PHETA1 gene encoding sesquipedalian-1, whose product MKLNERSLAFYATCDSPADNTGFLYKKGERHTAYHRRWFVLKGNMLFYFEDRDSREPVGVIILEGCTVELCEAAEDFAFAIRFAGSRSRTYILAADSQPAMEAWVKALSRASFDYMRLVVRELEQQLERMRAGARPKAEPLAPPRRERSLPSGGLRENGCAVWSQEAPGLPNGSLPRTSHEGGSRPPPLPPRRKPSLGSSPAPLLVPETPFTPGAATFSRLHDWYGQEILALRREWLQSRGQL is encoded by the coding sequence ATGAAGCTGAATGAGCGGAGCCTGGCCTTCTACGCCACCTGCGACTCGCCGGCGGACAACACGGGCTTCCTGTACAAGAAGGGCGAGCGCCACACGGCCTACCACCGGCGCTGGTTTGTGCTCAAGGGGAACATGCTCTTCTACTTTGAGGACCGCGACAGCCGCGAGCCGGTGGGCGTCATCATCCTGGAGGGCTGCACGGTGGAACTGTGCGAGGCCGCCGAGGACTTCGCCTTCGCCATCCGCTTCGCGGGCTCCCGCTCGCGCACGTACATCCTGGCGGCCGACAGCCAGCCGGCCATGGAGGCCTGGGTCAAGGCCCTGTCCCGCGCCAGCTTCGACTACATGCGGCTGGTAGTGCGCGAGCTGGAGCAGCAGCTGGAGCGGATGCGGGCGGGGGCCAGGCCGAAGGCCGAGCCCCTGGCGCCCCCCCGGCGGGAGCGCTCGCTGCCCTCGGGCGGCCTCAGGGAGAACGGCTGCGccgtctggagtcaggaggcgCCCGGCTTGCCCAACGGCTCCCTCCCCAGGACAAGCCACGAGGGCGGCTCCCGGCCCCCCCCGCTCCCGCCCCGCCGGAAGCCCTCCCTGGGCAGCAGCCCCGCCCCCCTGCTGGTCCCCGAGACTCCCTTCACCCCAGGGGCCGCCACTTTCTCTCGGCTCCACGACTGGTACGGCCAGGAGATTCTGGCCCTGAGGCGGGAGTGGCTGCAGAGCCGGGGCCAGCTGTGA